The genome window AAGAAATAATCATGATTAAATGTTTCTTAGTAACAGGTTGACTTtttgaggaaaagaaaaggctaTGAACTATAACAAAGTAGCACAACACATTATGAtaagaggggaaaaaacaatgacTCTAGTGAAGAAAGTGGGACTATATTTAACACTTAATACGCTCTACCTGTCATAATCTTTTTCAATGTCTATATGTAGGCTACTGTCATCTAAGTATGTAGGTATTATAGGaatcttgttatttttttcaacttatttatattattattgtatccCTTTTTGTTTGGTTAAATGTTCTGGTTGTTGCTCTTAATAGCTTTATTGTTACActaggcaaggcaaggcaagatAATTTACATATTGAATAGAGAAATTAAGATATCAGGATATGGATGGTGTGCTCTCACCACATGGGGTCTtcatttccaaaacaaacaaaatggcGGCTCACATGAGATGGGGTCTTTCACGGTTGTTACGGGCAAGAAATACGACTCATTTTAAGTATGTACCTCTAAACATCTGACATTTCACGTAAACATTGTGTAGTGCTTATATGTAAAGTAGCAACACTTTGGTAAAGCATGGACGTGATATTCAGACGTGTGGTTGACattagctagcttgttagctaacTAGCAAACTGCGACACTAGATAGGTTTGTCACTTTTATCCATACTTTTACAGGTggagagataaaaaaaactgacatagtcatttctgcttcttttcgtcttttattttaagtttacGATTATCCATAACCCAAGGTTGTAAGTTAGCAGCTAACGATAGCTTGCTAGGGTTGTGAACTTTAAATCTGTACAATGACAACGCCTCTTTCAGTACATCAAATCTCTGAGATTAAACAGCTATGGAAACCGATGTTGCTTTCATCTATCAACGCCCACTCCTTATGTATTCGTTTTCAAGACATGAATTCGTTTTAGACGTGTGTAAACTGACAGTTTTGGTCACATGGTTTTACGTTTTAAGGTTCCTGGTGAAGATCCAAAGCTCGTACCTCTCTCAGAGCAAGACCCAGATCTTCAGAAGAGTTCAGCCTCAGATCTGGACAGGAAACACAGACTTCTCAAGTAAGAAACCATCGTTTGGTCACCTTGATACATTCATAAATGCTCTGTTATGTTGTACACATGATGAAACTAAtactgaaaaatatgtttataataTCTTTCAGCAAGACACCTGTCCATCCAGACTCAAGACACTCCAAACCCCAGAAGTTTAAAGTTTCTCCCTGGTAAACCTGTCCTAGGAAGTGGGACGCTTGACTTTCCGACTCAGAGCACAGCCGAATGTTCATCTTTAGCCAGGTAAAGTGCCATGATTGTTAAACTTTGTcgtgtgtgttgttgtcagatagtttttgaattatttaaatgcagATATCACAATTCATAGTAGAAGTGTCATGTATAACACTGATGGATTTATATCTTTATAAGTTAAAGATATGCATTATATGTATGAGTTGGGGTTTCCTTATAAACGATAGATTAACGCTgaatattatctttatttagcGATTCATGGTTTTGATGTCATTTTTGACAGTGATGGAGTAGATTAGTACATAGTGTATATGTGACAAATGCACCCTGTGCAGATTACGTGTTACTCCAGGCTTTCTTTCAACTGACAGCATGGGAATAGATTGTGTGGatcacatgttttgtttgctgaTGTATAAAGTAATTGACAACACCGTAAAAAGTATTACTATCATCAATGACAGACTTGATAAGAGCCAAAACGAGCGGAAGTTTTTATCACTGCATGAAACAACAGGAAGATAGACTCGATGCTGTCATTagtatgttttccttttgatggAACAATAACATGATTAGATTTTTCTTTCAGGGGCCTGTTTGAAATTGAAGGAGTGAAAAGTGTGTTCTTTGGCCCTGACTTCATCACAGTCACTAAAGTAAGTATCAAATGTACTCGTCATGCATTTCCATGAAATTTGTGTGGTGATACAACACGTGAGATCTTTGTTTCTTATCAGACAGATGAGGATGTGGAATGGACAGACATTAAGCGTCATGCTGTGGAGGCCATTGCTAACTTTTTTGAGAGTGGTGACCCAATAACTATAGGAGCCGTGCACCATGAAAGCAGTGAGTTTAGAGTATTAGTTATCTCAGGGTTATGTGTATGCTTATGTAAATATCTTCAAACTAAATTTTCTTCATTGTAGGTATTtctgaggatgatgatgatattGTATCCATGATAAAGGAGCTTCTTGACACCAGAATTAGgtataaaacatatacatttgagTTGTATTTCATGTATTCTTATTCtgatttaatgttttacttttccaCACATCAGcacttatatttgtttttgctgcaaCATCTGAATTTTCCtcttacaaaataattaaaggaTAATCTTTTCCTAAATAATagtgtttttgtgaatgtaatTGGATAGCTCACTGGTTATTATTTAACAGTTCATTTCAATACTTATCAAGTATTTAACACTCGTAATAATGATGCTCAGTGAGCTCATAGACAGTTATGCTGAGATAGCAGTTTAATCTCTCTgtcctgtgtttcctttgttctGAACCAATTGATACGGTGTCTTCTGCTCACAAGACCTACAGTGCAGGAGGATGGAGGCGATGTAATCTTTAAGGGGTTTGAGGACGGCACGGTCAAGCTGAAGCTGGTTGGTTCCTGCACAGGGTGTCCCAGTTCTACTGTTACCCTGAAGAATGGGATTCAGAACATGATGCAGTTTTATATCCCGGAAGTAGACAATGTGGAGCAGGTGATGATCAAGATTAATTTTTTTGGAAGGATTATATTTTTGTGGATTAGTAGACATTTGTGCAGGTTTTTGTGTTGAGACCAAGCCTCACTTATGTTTTCATTATAGATTGGTTTAACTAGTTTCTGTTGGGATGTATTTAAATCATCATATGTAAGAAAGCTGTGCTGTGATCTCAATTCAATTTAACATTTGGGCTCTTCAGGCTGAGCATGACCCGACTGTACATTTTCAACCTGTTGGTGCATTTTCAAAGTTACTTACTACTTTTCTAAGTTGAGTGTTTGTCATGATACGAGGAATTGTAAAAAGGTCTGTACAGAATTTGCCATCACATTTAACACTTTGTCAATTGTCTCCTTTGACCAGGTGGAAGATGAAGTTGATGAAATCAATGCAAAGGTTTTCTCAGAGCTGGAACGCAAATTACAAGAATAAAAACGTCTTGGAGCGACGCACCAATACATTTGGTTGTAGGAAGAGTATATTCCACTGTGTAAATACACAGCATAATTCCCAGTAGGGCCATTCTATAATATGAATGGAAAGAGGAAGTTATTCCCTGCTATTTTGTGTTTATGCTATATACTGTTAAGAGTTCATACTGTAATTTAtgtgtacatactgtatctcCCTGTTATCAATATAGCAATTACAGGAAAATACCTGTATACAGAAAATACTTTGAGCAGGTCGAAATGTTCTACTGTAATTgctgtaaatgttgttgtgtatttatttcttataaagattttatattttgaaagaaTATTTTCATAGAATGGACATATTGTGAAAGGGGAAACGGTTATGCTCATGCAGAATGAAGATTTGATGAAGTATTTCCATTGTTGCAGCAATATAACAGCTGTAGGAGCCATGGAACGTACACTGttgatgcattttgttttaatacaaattaGGTTTTTACTAGTTCATATTTGGTTaatggtttttattattattattataagatattattgtgtgtgtgtgatcgcaATGGGTTGGTTTGTTTGGGTCACATGGATATGGGCGGCACTCATAGGAATGAATTATAATCACCTGTTCACCTGAGCCAGCTGTGTATGTGCAGAGAGAGGGTGACGACAGGGtcgttgtatttgttgttgacCGCAAACTTTATGATTActttgattataattataatttcgTTGTCCTAAGTAGATTGTCTCGTTAtttcattaaattacattattattcaCCTCATTTTTGATCTCAGCAAGTCAGTTTTTGATTTAGCTTTTCGACTTAGCTTATTTACTGAAGTCGCTATGACAActgaaaaataactgaagcatAAGTTAGTGTGCTGAGTAACTCCCTTTAAGACCTGTGTGCTATTTATGTGCTTTGTGCTCGATTATTCTGATGTATCACTGTATAAAACAAAGTTCACAGTTTGAAAGCAGGTCATTGTTGTTGACTCCTTTTTCGtgctactgttttttttaaatcccagtATCATTTTCGTCCCACAGAGAAAACACTAGGAATAACTAAAGCAACGGTTAGTGAATTGTCACATTCTTTACACTTAATAATTAACAAAATACTATATAATATTAAATTGGTAGCTATCACTAAattgacaaacagaaacattaacTACTGTGTTCACTGAATCTCAGCTGCACAGAGCATGGTTCCCAACCTGGGGGGTTTAAGATATGCAGTTGGCTTATATTTTACAATGTAAttcatttctttgaaaaaaacctaaataaaattgttatttttaggatttcttttttatctcaCAGGATAAGGACATGGGAACAACTGAACAAAAGCTGCTAAAAGGATTGTTCTACATTAGAAAAGTACAAAGGTCAAAACAACCATAGAGGCAGTAGAATAATGGATAAGCCATAGGGTGAGGAAAACACCCTTGACAAAGAATGACATAAAACGTTAATAAATACAACAGGGAAACTGATCTCTGATGCATTATTACCAACAAATAATCTGCTAAAAACTCATCCAAATTGTTTGTTTACACACTTCCTGTAGTTGTTGCTTTCATTATTCGGGGAAACTGTACAATTCTTCAATTCTTTATGTATTGTTATGTTTTCCTTATGTGATGTATTAAAACTGATATGAATTGGCCATACCAATGTCACAGAGCGTTAGTAATGGGGTCCCTTAAGGAAAAAGGTTGGGAGTTGAGTTTAGTCGGTTCTTCTACGCGCATGCTCAGTTCATGTCTACATCGGCAGGAGCAGGGGACATTGGTAAGAACTGCTGACTATGTTTTACTGAAATCCTTTTCTACTTTAATTATTTGGAACACTTAATGTGCGATTATTAGTTGCGTGTAAGTTAATTGCTGCtatgaatgcatgttttttattttaaatgtaaaacattgttCGTTTCAGTGCCATCTGCGGCCTCGCATTCGTTATCAAATCCAGCACGAGGCTAATCTGGCAACAAAGCTAACTGCATCACAACGTTAGCTAGCAAAGCATAGCCCTAACAGTTTGATCTTTTTTGTACAACactaatgcattttaatgttgtattagCTTACCAATGCATGGTTTTTATTATGTTAACCAATCCACAAGGACCtagcaaaaatatgttttggatTAGCTGGTGTtatgtacaacaacaacagcaagaGCTAAAATGGTAGCTAGCCATCCTTCTGTCAGTTGGagttgctaacgttagccagaAGTTGCTGTGTCAGCAGTTATTACGCTACGGAGCTCTGCAGGAATCACCGGTAACTCATTTTGATATCTAAATCGGACGCAATTAAGTAAATTGTTCTTTCGATGTATTACGTCTTTCTCTTGACTTTATTAACTCAGTCCCTCGTATTAGCTGCTAATCTTACATTGTTTAGTCCTGCGTGTTGCTTTGCTGGATATTTCTGCCTTCAAAGGCAAACACGTCTCCCTTTGCAACCTACCCCCAACGTACTTTACGGTTTGTGTTAAATGATTAAAATTCCTTTAACCCTGGCTAATTTGTCATTTGTTCTGCGCTTTGCTTTTATTCACCATCAAGGCCCGGTTTAGCAGAGAATACCCGTAACCTGGTTGAGTCATGGCCCAATTCGGGGGACAGAAGAATCCGCCGTGGGCCACTCAGTTTGCTGCCACAGCGGTGTCCCAGTCGGGTCACTCTGGACAGTCTCTTGACCTCAATAGCTTGCATTGTGAGTATAGTAAATCAGAGCCCCTGTGCCTTTTCATCACCTCTCTTATTATGGTGCATGGTTACGATAACATATATCCCACATAAAGTACACGTCAATGTTTCCcaatgtagttttatttttcactccTTGAATCTAATGCCTTACTTTCCTTCTTCACAGCTCTTGGTGTGCAGCAACCATCTCTATTGGGAGCATCGCCCTCTGTTTACTCTCAACAGTCAGCCTTGGCTGCAGCTTCTCTCAACAACCAGTCTGCTGCAAACTATCAGCTGTCTCAGCAAACTGCTGCCTTGCAGCAgcaagctgcagcagctgccgCTGCAGCACTACAGCAGGTCAGTCACACAGTTCTAAAGCACACTCAGCAATCTTTGCAGCTTTCTGTTGTCACATGTAATCATTCTTCACTGTAATCAATCACTATCTCTCCCATGTTCTCTGTAATGTTTATAGTCTCAGCTAAATTCAGCCCTCCAGCAGtatcagcaacagcagcagcagcaacagcaacagcaacagcagcagcagcaacaacaacaacaacaacaacaacaacaacagcaacaacagcaacaacagcagcagcagcagcagcagcagcagcaacaacaacatcatcagCAGCAACCCCCTCAACAACTGTACAACGTTCCTCATCAGGTGAAACATAggctcattttcttttcacactttCATTTTGGGAATCCTTtgataatacaaacaaaaaaattatTTGGCTTAtcttacacaaaataaatgaaatgggCATTATTTGTGCCATGATTGCTGCACATGGATTGTGATGCATCAGCAGAAGACTTAAGTGTTAGGAAAATTAGGTCAGATCAGGTCATACTGCAGTACATTTGAAATGCTCAAAGCATTGCTCTTTCTGTGGTTAATCTTCCCTTTCACTCTTTTAAATTGGGAGTAAATTGACTCCTGGAATTCATATTATCAATTTTTTCCTTATGTTTTAGAGATCCATGTTCCTAATAAATTTTCTCTTGAGCCAGATCATGTCAATGTGTTGGGTAACGAGATACGGCTGCTCAAGAAGCAATGTGTGTATACATAGTACTAAATATATATCCTGCTTACATTAGCAGGATTCTTCAGTGAACACACAACCACGGGCTGCACAGAACTGTTGTCAGTGTGGCATTGCAATGTGAGCAAATCTATAATATCAAGTCAACAAAATGTTCACTCTTTGTACTTCTATTTATTTCTTCACAGCTGCCACAGCCTCAACAGGCACTGATTCCTCAGGTAATTTACACTTACAttttgccttaaaaaaaaaaaacagtccagGTACGCAATAGGGATTTAATGACTGATTTCAGCTCAATGCCTTTTTGCCTTTTCAATTTATGATTGTTATTTTAAGGTTTATAAATTGCTTgtttatttcaatttgaaaagGCAATGTTTTGATTTACTATCCCCCCTTTGCCTAGTAGCACAGTTTGAGTGGCCTTGGTATTTACTAATTACCTGTAACTAAGGTGAACATTTTCGCAACTGGTagcaattttttaaaaatctttctttctttctttgaccCCCAGCCCCCCGTCGCCTTGCCCACTAGCCTCAGCTTGTCCAACCCCCAGCAGACAGCCCAGATAACAGTTTCCTACCCAACACCGCGTTCAAGCCACCAACAGCAGACGCAGCCTCAGAAGCAGCGAGTCTTCACTGGTGTCGTCAACAAGCTACATGACACTTTTGGCTTTGTAGATGAAGATGTCTTCTTTCAGCTGAGGTAAAACAGAACGTCTTGTAGAATATATATGTCTGGTGCAGAAGATTGGGGTGAATTAAATGTCTTAATGTAATTAGTATTGGTTTCTTTATTGTATACATTATATCACCTGTGTCACCCTCAGTCGTCTTGTCGATACCCAGTTTTCCCACGAATGACAGGGACAGTTATAAAGAATACATGCTTGGTTTTTAATTTCAGTGCTGTAAAGGGGAAGACTCCTCAGGTTGGTGACAGGGTCCTAGTGGAAGCTGTGTACAACCCAAACATGCCCTTCAAGTGGAACGCCCAGCGCATCCAGACCTTACCTCAGCTAACCAACCAGTCGGTGAGAAACTCCATGGTTTTCAGTATTTCCAGACGGGATAACATTGTTGGGGACATTAGTACAAACTTGTGGTTTCTGCTCACATGTTTATTCACGTTTGGATTTCTAATAATCGACACAATATATGCTCTTTAACCACATTTGTTCATGACTTCAAATCTGCTACAACTGTGTGCATCGACACATGCATTGTGTAATTaaggtaaaagtaaaaaaatatttgcatgATAATTTCACATTCTAAAAAAAGACTCCCAATGAAACTGCAAGGTGGGCAAAACGTCAGATAAAGTTCCAGATAAGTTGCCCCGTACTCACTTTTctttaaagatggaaaaaacattttaaacttgtgtGATTGTTTCTCTGCTTTGTATGTGTTGGAAGTCTTTCATTAGTTTCTGACAGAAGCTTAATGGTGAATACGACAACATATCTCTttgaattatttacaaaaatgagaTCCACAGGTTCATTTTAAATCCTGGAAAATCCACCTGGCTTGatcttaaagtgtgtttttccagATATATATTTGACCTGTACTTTAATTGACTGTTGTGTTCTCGATCCCTCctagcatcagcagcagctgcagccttTACCTCAAGCTTCCCAACAGCTCGGCAACCTTTACAATGAGCCAGGGATGCAGCTGCGCTACTCAGACATGCACTCCTCTTTGGACCACAGACAAAATGTAACCCCCCATCCCTGAATCACACACTTTGTTGGTCCTTCTTTCTACTCAGTTtcttactttacattttttgtctttgttttctggctttcttgttttaacattttcacGTTTAACCATAGTTTCAGCTTTTCTTAACTGCAGTTTTTGCTTGTTCTTTTAGTTTGCCGTCATTGCCAAATGGATAAAACCACATTGTGCGGTTTAAtaatgcttttctttattttaaggaaCATTAGTTCGAGAGcctgtttttaaactatttcTTCATTATGCGTTTTCAGTGTGCTTTATGAGGTTGATTACATCCTTTTTATCCAGGTTTTGATTTTATGGTCATAAAACAAGATAATGTTCCTGGGACTTTAACTTTTGTTTCAGAGCTGTTTTCCGCTTCTTAATAATTCAATCAGTAAATCTCTCTACAGGAGACATTGCAGATCAGGAAGAGTACTTTAGGAGGCTCTGCTGGATAACAGTATTTTTTGTATAAAGACTTCGTTAAAAGTAGCACTCAAATCGATACCACACCACTTGAATCAGTGCCttatcaaacagaaacaaatctgTAAATCTCAGACTGATATTAGTAGTTAATATTTGTGGATGTTGCTTCAGTGTAGCCGCTTGGTTcaagtcatattttatttaggCACCACCTTTTTCTTTGGCATCTCTAAGAGATTAATAACATTTCTACAATTCTTT of Eleginops maclovinus isolate JMC-PN-2008 ecotype Puerto Natales chromosome 22, JC_Emac_rtc_rv5, whole genome shotgun sequence contains these proteins:
- the zgc:110319 gene encoding NFU1 iron-sulfur cluster scaffold homolog, mitochondrial codes for the protein MDGVLSPHGVFISKTNKMAAHMRWGLSRLLRARNTTHFKFLVKIQSSYLSQSKTQIFRRVQPQIWTGNTDFSTRHLSIQTQDTPNPRSLKFLPGKPVLGSGTLDFPTQSTAECSSLARGLFEIEGVKSVFFGPDFITVTKTDEDVEWTDIKRHAVEAIANFFESGDPITIGAVHHESSISEDDDDIVSMIKELLDTRIRPTVQEDGGDVIFKGFEDGTVKLKLVGSCTGCPSSTVTLKNGIQNMMQFYIPEVDNVEQVEDEVDEINAKVFSELERKLQE